The Cucumis melo cultivar AY chromosome 9, USDA_Cmelo_AY_1.0, whole genome shotgun sequence genome includes the window GACACTGACTCGCGCCACCGGCGGAATATCCGTGGAGTGTCCAGCTTCTTAAGGCCTGAAAATGGAGACTTCTTATGCACAGACACTCTCTGTCTTTTGAGCCAGAGAAGGTATTCAAAGAAAGTGGCCAAAATTGAATCATCCTTTATAAGAGTAGCTATAGTCCAATCAGAGAAGACAGTCATGGAAATGGATACAAAATCTAGAGCCAAGGCTCCAACAAGCAAAGCATAAGTAATCCTTACATCAAGTTTCCTAAAATCAGTTTTATCCAATCTGCTAAACAGTACCAAAGCCACAGTCACAGAACACGAAGAAATGAATCTAAAAATCGACCCAGATAAATTATGAATAACCACTACTTTAGTGAAGAGAACTTCATATATGAAGTTAAGCTCAACCTCAATAACCTTAAGAGCATCACTTGGGGTTCTCTTCAAAAAGAAATCCCTGCTTTCATTTCTCTCCTTAAAGCTAAAAATCAAATCAACAATCAAACCCTTGAATTTGTTAAAGTAAAGAAAAGCATATTGAACAACCTCAAGCTGATTCAGATCACCCTCTTTAGCAGTGCTAGTAAAAGGACTCCATTCTTGATTAGGCTCATTCACAAGTTGAATGGTAGTAGGCAAATGGGCATCTTTCTTACAAGTAAATTCCTCCATTAATTTAGCATAATCAGGCCCTGGGTCAGGTTCTTTAAGCATGGAAGCTCTAAAACTCCCCAAACTCGCTAAATACAAAGCCCTAGTTCGTTCCGCATACTTAATAATCCCTGCAAGAAACATCAAAATGGCAGGAACCCGGAGCTTGTTTTGAGGAATGGTTTGAATGAAGACATAAACAGTAGCAACGACCTGAAAAAGCAATCCGATCAAATGACGAAGCCAGAGAGCGTTGTCTTCGAGAGCGAAAGCGGTAATGGTGTCGGGGCCGCCAAGATGGAGGAGTAGAAAAGGAGCCCAGAAAGCGAGAAGGTAGACATTGGCGTCGGATTTGCTCTGGTTGCTGGAAATTAAACCGACGATGAAACTGGCGGTCCAATCGGCGAGGAGATAGGCGGACCAAATAAGGAAGATGGGAAATTTTCTTGAGGTTCGTTTTCTGAGAGGAGCACAGAGGATTAGAAAAGTTTGTAAAGAGAGACTGAAGAGGATTAAGCCTCTGATGTTCCATCTTTCCCAGAGTTCTTTGAAATGTGGTGGAATTACATCGAAAGTTTGGTTATTTGAAGGTTGGGTTTGAAGATGTGAAGTGGGTGATAGGAAATTTTCAGTCAGCGAAGCCATAGAAGGTGGTTTTCGAGCTCAGTGGAGAAATGGGTTCATGTTGAAAATGTTGttaaggttgaagaagaagacgaaaagaatcaaaaaaaaagagaagaagagagTATGGGTCCAATCCAACCACGAATTGGAAGGCTAACTCAAACGACTAATTAAAGGAGGAGACTTGATTCTGTCCAATCAACGTATGGATTACTCCATCCACCCCAAAGATTTTTTCTTGCTTTATCTTTTCTCGtagaataattattttaaaccaAAAAAATTGTTAGAACAGTTATTTTTGAAAGCAATCTGAGGTTCAAGAAAAACTAAACTACTCAAGTTTGTCATTGAGAAGTGAGTTTAGTGGTAAATGATTGTTACGTATTTTTTCTTTGGAAACTAAAAGGagttcaattttctttttttctgtcTATTCTTGTCTTTCTTGGTTTTTGTTCAATCATTTAATTAAAcatttatgttttcaaattttcaacaaCGAGTTGCATAAAACTTGTATTGCTTAGTTGTCTCAGTAATTGCATAGAGAAGTCAAAGAAACCCACAAAGTCATTTAATAAACTGTAATCAGTAGAAAacatttttagattttttttttacaagttTAGATTTCAAACGTCAAATTAGTTTCTAAAACTCTCAATCTTAAAACTCAAATCAGAAtagaattttaatattttccatcttttttaaaaaaaactaattaatataaaaaatttataaaattgaattttatatCTAACAAAACTTCAAGTTTTcgatttaattaataaaatagaaaaactgTTTACGGCCATATAACAAAAGCGtcagccattttttaaatattattttctcttacggtcttccttcctttttcttttcttttctactatttctttccatcatctttcttatttttttaattttttatttatgttgattaatcttttcatttttcttcttttcctttcgtTATGTTTGCTTCCATTTCTTTGCatcatctttctacttttccttttttttccatcgtctttcttctttcttttttacaacTGTGTACCAAAATAGCATAGTATATAAGAGTAGCCAAATGCAAAGTATcggtaaaaaaaataaaagattgtgtataacaaatcttaaaaaaatcatagTAGACATATGTAAACAATCCTACAAAAAAACCGTGGTTGACGGGATACTTTTGGTATttggctttttccgtttttgaaattgttatataaatcgtaaatattttgtagcttttttgtatttttgaaaagaccctttaaatatttatgaacaaaattaaaattttaaaaatctacCGACATAAAATCAGGGACTTGttagaattttctttttcttttaatttcaaagAATAAATAGAAGTAAAGATAAAAGTTGAAAAACTACTTAGATACATTTTATAGTTCACGAAGAAAAACGCAAAATCGAAAGTCAATAAAATAGGTTTCTTTATTAAAACTACAACAGGGCAGtcaataagtttaattttacaTTAAATATAGAAATTTATTGAGTACCAACTAAAAATATAGCACAAGCAGCTCTTCTAGGTTGCTGTTTCTCAATGCTACCATTGTTTTTAACACTATTGCAATGGCCTCATCCAAACTCCATTGGCATCACAGGGACAAAAAGTAACTCTTGGACATTTTACCCTCTGGAAGTAACTCAAATTTGGAAATATTTTCTGAAGTTCTCTCCAATCTATCTTCAGATCTGCCATGTATTTCAGACGAACAACCTCGGCATTCCACGTCTCGTTCCCGAGCCCTGCTAGTTTCCCTCCTCTAATGTAGAGTCTCTTGAGGTTTGTCAATTTTGAAGGACTTAGCCATGGGGGTAGCTCTTCCTTTGGAAGACATTCCATCTCAAGCTTCTCTAGCTCTTTTGGAAATTCTATGATCTCATAGCCAGACTGATTCATTTGTTTGGTCAATGTCTTGGATAATTGTTTGCTTAACTTCTTGGATACTTGTCGTACAATGTTCCATTCACTCGAAGATTGTTGCTTCACGTCTTCTGCCCCCCATGCGATTGTCAGGTTTCGAAGCTTACCGTGCTCCCCAAGTCCTTGGAGAACACGTCGATCGGTTTCATTAGGAAAATCCTGTCTGCTTGTGTTGATGCTTAACTTTCTCAGCTTCTTTAAGCCTTTTAGATCATTAAGATTTGAATTTCCTGTGACAAACCCCTTCAGGACTCTCAATTCAGTTAGTGCAGATATACTCTTGGGCATCCCATTGAGCATATAGCACCCAGAGACATCTAGATGTGTAAGCATTTTGAGAGATCCTATGCTATGAGGAAGTTTCTCAAGATTGAAACAAGATTTCAAGTCCAAAACCCTGAGATCACTCAATGTTCTTATGGACTTTGGAAGCCTATTGATCCAGGAAATCCCTTGGAGGCTCAAAAGCCttagttttttcattttcttcaaaccTTTTAAGAATTCAAGGTTTTCGACTTCAATATGCTGCTCATCAACTGCACTCTGCCATCTCCCCAAGTAAAGAACTTTTAAGTTTCTCAGCTTTCGTAACCACTCCACAACTTTGACAGTTCTCATGTCTACTTCCCCTCCCTTAGCTAACCACTCCAATGCAGAATCAGGGAAAGGTTGGCTAACGTTGAAGATTACTTCCATTGTTTTTTCCAATTTCCGATCCTTCGTCGGTGCTTTCGGTGGGTGAAAGCCTCCCCCCTTCACTAGAAAAATCCTGTCACAGTCGGAAGATTTCCCAGTTGGGTTGTCCCCAGTATCATAATCTAAAAACTCCTTTTGTTTGGCCAGTTTAATTGCAGCAGAACGCACAAGAGGGGGAATTCTAAATCTCCTCTTGaccttattttcttcttctatcaCTGGCACAATCAAACCTTTCTCTGCAAATTCCTTAAGAATATTACCAGCAAGAACTTCAGGCGTTTCATCCCCATTATCTGAAGAGTCAAGTAGGCCTTCCCCAATCCACCAATGTGTAAGAAACCGCTTCTTTAACACAACATTGTCAGGAAACACAGCAAAATACAAAAAACACTTTTTAAAAAGATCATCAGTAAAGCCATTATAGATTTCCTGAATTTCTACAAAAGCAGGACTTTCCTCAAACACCTCATCGTCATACAAATTTGGCAACTTGAATTCACTCTGCCCTGGCGTGTCACTCCCCCTATCAATCAAACGGGCTGGAACCGAAAATTTGTGGTAAGAAGGGATCCGGAACTTCAACGTTTTCAGATCCTTACTTATGGCATCAAGAAAATTCCCTTCGATTCTCTGAGCTGCTTCGACGCTGTTGATAACCTCCTCGAGACAGGTATTTATGCTCTGAATTGGGTCATTGAGCTTCTTATCGAGCTCCTTTGTCGTCTCCAGTGCCTCCTTTAAGTGCTCGATGCTGTTCAATAATTTCTTGAATTTGGGGGTTTGATGCTCCTCCTCGATCTGATCGCCAGCGGTGTAATTTCGGAGGGCGGTGGAGAGATTTTTGTGCAGCTCCGATAGCGATTGGATCATTTGGGAAATAGTTGAGATTTCCGTTGAAGCCATTGCTGCAGAAAGGTCAGTGAAGTccaattgaaaattttgaaatttcgaAGATTACTATGAAGAAGGTTCACCTATTTCAACTTTGATTCATTATCGCTGCAGAAAGGTCAGTGAAGAATTGaagattttgaaatttcaaaggTTACTGTGAAGTTGACATATTTCAACTTTGATTGATTTTGATACTTCAAATTTGGAAAGTGgaataactaaaattaatatttagaaaatatagaaACCGAACCAAAGTTTAAAGTTTGAAGCCATTGCGGCAGAAAGTtcattaaatattttgaaaaccATACTCTCAATATATTCATTTTGATTCACTCAGTTCATCTTTAATTCATTTATAAGAATTAAGATAAACATATTAAAAAGTAAAGGAATTAAAAACTAAACAAATTATCAAACTTTAGGTTAACCtcatacatttaataattatatgccactttgacaaattttttttatttgtatttaagTTTTTGTGTTTTAAGAAAGAGGAATATGGATATTAGGTGAGCCTTTAATTAGCCCTTTAATTATTGTGTCACTCTATCCTTTCATGATTCTCATATTTTAATTATTCTTAAAAGTTAGATTTTATAAtccatatattttcttttaaaaaaaaaaaaatccaactaATAATGAGGCCAACTATTTTATCCTAAAGAAACTCAATCCTTTGTGATTTCTACAACTCAATTACAACAATATTTTAACTTCAAAGGAAATCATTCATTACAACTTCTGAACAAcattaaaaatatgttttaaCCCTTGATCCTtttagagtaaaaaaaaaatgtaacttttgaccaaattgaaaaatcaaatatatatatatatatatataattcaataCCAATCATATCAATTTCCAATGTTTTTTCTAGTGAATCTTATTGTTGCTTCCATTTTCCCCACCTATTCATTCATGGTTGACTTCTTCACAATTTTGAGTTATATATACAAGTTCATATAGTCAATGACTTTTAAAGGACAAATAAAAACTTCCCAACTTGTTATATATTATTGTGATTTAGATTATTCCTCATTTCAACCTTGCAAAAGAAGCAATTAATGGAGTTCAAACCCTTCAATAATATTCATACCCATCCTCTTATAATTGAACCTTCACACAACCAAACAAGATTCTTCCTTTACTTCCCAATCCATGGTTCCCACTCACACCAATCTCTCCTCCCTCCCTCTCTAATTCCACCATGGCCGCATCGAGTTCGAAACTTTCCTCCCCATACATCTACATGTCCTTCCGCACTCGACCTACTATAGCTGACTTAGAGGACGAAACAACTCTATCGTCATACCAAAGCTCTAACTCCAACCACGTCAATACAAAGTCAAACAACCAACCAaaacaagaacaagaagaagaagaacgagATGGGGTTTCATGTGGTGCATGTCACAAGCCATTGatagccataggggtaaaaAGCACAACTCTTTGTTACATATGCAAAAAATATCCATCCACTTACTTTTGTGGACCATGTTCAAATGGAtggatcaacttttttgataaAAGATGTTCAGAGTTGCCAAAGAAGATTCATTATCCCTATCATCCTCATCCTCTCACCATGAGAATTAGAAAGAAGTGTAGTTGTTTTGTTTGCGGTAAAAGTTGTGGAGATTTTAATTATGGATGTGATAGTGGAATGTGCAACTTCATTGTGGATATTAAATGTCttttgaaagagaaaaagaaatatgatgGGCCTATAACAAGTGTGAGAAAGTTTGTGGGGATTGGTGATTTGTAATTCTAAATAAATTGGTCTATGATTGTGTTATTCTCAACATATATagttttttagggtttttttatcGTAAAAATTACCCTTAAAATATATATGACATATTTAAACTAGTGGTAAAACTTGAGTCGTCCAACTTAATAAAGAAGTGTGTTAAAATTGGACGACAACTAAACATATACATGTCATAGAATTAATATTAGACTCTTGGATGATGATAAAAATTGAACCTCTCAAACTTATACCATTGTTACAAtctatataattatttaagttgAAGTGTCCAATTTTAATACTGGTATAAATTTGATTGTTCAATTTTTACTATAGAAAATTTGATGGTGTAATTACAAGTtcatttcatcttctttctttcatgatcttttcattctctcttttcgAAGAGGATGAAGGGGAATAGTCGAATAGATTTCGTGAGTATGATATCTTTCATATTCTATGTTGCCTCGAGAGACTCGAcctccattcaaattaaaagaGAATGAGCACTTACGACTAAGGGGAATGGAATCTCGACCACAGGGTAAGATGATCTTCTAATACGAGGACGAGTGATTGGTTGCAATACCACGATATTTTAAGAGTGGGTTTGCaatttgccctttttttttcaattgtgTGTCTAGGTACAATAACTCAGAACCctttgataattattttattttttgtttttagtttttgaaattaaGTCAAAATTCTCTCGATTTTTCAAGCTAGATTGTAGCCGAGTTAACTAAATTTCAagaataaaaacatttttttctataATAAGGGGCAATTTTAAGtcttttaaggaaaaaaaaagtaattttatttatgtaaaaaaaaaaatttgaatcttGAAAGAATAGGTAAAGTAAAAAGAATGTTTGCGCATATATCTTGAGTTTCCTTTTCTAAGCCTACCTTCCAAGTTGGTAATAATGGAACTCGGTTTATACAAGACCACTAACAAATGACATAAATTGATTTACTTGTAAAAGTTCATAGTTTAACTAATTTcgatcattatttttttaagttttgattaATAATACAACCCAAAAATtagagaaataataataataataaataaataaatagtgtGTTTGAATGACTGACTTTGATCACTACATTTGTTAATTTAGTTTGAAATTAGAAGGCCATAGGGAAGTAGATTACATGTGCAATTAAACCTAAAAATAATAACTAATCCATCAAAGACTTTGACTAGGTTTTAATCAAAAGCTTTAATTACTTGGTCTTCcttcatacatatatatatatatatgaaattgcATTGCACCCCCTCATTTTTTTCATATTCTAACTTTCCAATTggcattttaaaaataatcttTCATGATATGGAACCACTCTTtttaaatgatatatatatagttgacttgttaattaaaaataaatacccaattttatttatttataataagaGATGGATAGTGGGAGAAGAAAGCTTTAATTTGCTCCCACCTCCATATAATTTGCtcaaatcaaatcaatcaatcaataaataaaaactcaaaTGATTATGAGattaattttgtttgttttatttacaattaaagactttttcaaaaaaaaaaaaaaaccattaattaatactttaccaaattttctttaaaatgttcTAATCCCAATCAAAACCAAAAACTATTCCTTTGAGTTTTCCCTCATTCAGATCACGCGGACGACGGTCGGAACATGGCAAACAGACTCCAAGTCCAGGCGGCGCACCGTCTACACCACCCCCAAAACCACCCTCTAGCCTTCATAAACTCCCTCGAAACTCTCCAGCGCCACTTCATGATCTCTTTACAAGACTTCTCCGATCCCTCCATCTCCGGCCTCCTCTTTCGCTCCACTGGCTTCTTCCACTGTGCCGCCTGCTTCACCTCCACCCCCGGTGGGCCCTCCTTCCACTGCCTCGCATGCCCTTTTTCCCTGTCGGCCACCTGCGCCGCCCTACCGCTCATCACGGTCGACAACCACCCCCACCCCCTCCTCCTTCTCGATAGAAAATCCGATCACAAGCATTTGATTTGCGGTGTGTGTGATGAAGGAATTAGTGACCCCAGTTTCGTCCGATGCGTTCATTGTGATGCATTCCTTCATGTTCAGTGTTGTCTTCCGCCCCTCATTGAAGCTCGTAATC containing:
- the LOC103482584 gene encoding uncharacterized protein LOC103482584; the encoded protein is MASLTENFLSPTSHLQTQPSNNQTFDVIPPHFKELWERWNIRGLILFSLSLQTFLILCAPLRKRTSRKFPIFLIWSAYLLADWTASFIVGLISSNQSKSDANVYLLAFWAPFLLLHLGGPDTITAFALEDNALWLRHLIGLLFQVVATVYVFIQTIPQNKLRVPAILMFLAGIIKYAERTRALYLASLGSFRASMLKEPDPGPDYAKLMEEFTCKKDAHLPTTIQLVNEPNQEWSPFTSTAKEGDLNQLEVVQYAFLYFNKFKGLIVDLIFSFKERNESRDFFLKRTPSDALKVIEVELNFIYEVLFTKVVVIHNLSGSIFRFISSCSVTVALVLFSRLDKTDFRKLDVRITYALLVGALALDFVSISMTVFSDWTIATLIKDDSILATFFEYLLWLKRQRVSVHKKSPFSGLKKLDTPRIFRRWRESVSQFNLIAYCLSERIPMDDSRNTSICCGCSFAWNKTVRLLRRTKDFVIDYLGAKEFFDDWKYVSRQPVFEKLWDLIFEEMLEKSKAAETVEITEEICSSRGSYVLKSMDLRSEIDIGELISDIDEVAFDESLMLWHIATELCYRDEQNTNTNVNDTSTTYREFSKLLSDYMLYLIVMLPSMMSAVAGIGEIRFRDTCAEAKKFFDRRRFSCTLDESKITKGCREILAVNVIDAKPVEVKGDKSKSVLFNGSLLARKLKKHNEKWEIMSKVWIEMLSYAASHCRPDQHAQQVSKGGELITMVWLLMAHFGLGGQFQISEGHARAKLRVHK
- the LOC103482585 gene encoding putative disease resistance protein At1g58400 — encoded protein: MASTEISTISQMIQSLSELHKNLSTALRNYTAGDQIEEEHQTPKFKKLLNSIEHLKEALETTKELDKKLNDPIQSINTCLEEVINSVEAAQRIEGNFLDAISKDLKTLKFRIPSYHKFSVPARLIDRGSDTPGQSEFKLPNLYDDEVFEESPAFVEIQEIYNGFTDDLFKKCFLYFAVFPDNVVLKKRFLTHWWIGEGLLDSSDNGDETPEVLAGNILKEFAEKGLIVPVIEEENKVKRRFRIPPLVRSAAIKLAKQKEFLDYDTGDNPTGKSSDCDRIFLVKGGGFHPPKAPTKDRKLEKTMEVIFNVSQPFPDSALEWLAKGGEVDMRTVKVVEWLRKLRNLKVLYLGRWQSAVDEQHIEVENLEFLKGLKKMKKLRLLSLQGISWINRLPKSIRTLSDLRVLDLKSCFNLEKLPHSIGSLKMLTHLDVSGCYMLNGMPKSISALTELRVLKGFVTGNSNLNDLKGLKKLRKLSINTSRQDFPNETDRRVLQGLGEHGKLRNLTIAWGAEDVKQQSSSEWNIVRQVSKKLSKQLSKTLTKQMNQSGYEIIEFPKELEKLEMECLPKEELPPWLSPSKLTNLKRLYIRGGKLAGLGNETWNAEVVRLKYMADLKIDWRELQKIFPNLSYFQRVKCPRVTFCPCDANGVWMRPLQ